DNA sequence from the Sporocytophaga myxococcoides genome:
TTGCTCCTCTCAACGAAACTCTTGGATATAACCTTGCAAGTCCTTCAATTCCAAGATTAGGTCTTGTTAGCTTTATACCTGGCCTGACAAAACTAGGACCCGGGTCCAACTCTCCAACATAGTTCATTGCGTTAAGTGTTACACCAACGCTATAATAACGGTTTTTCTTATTGAACTCTTGAGCAAATGACGATTCCCCGAAAAAGGAAATTAAAAATAATAAAAGTCCTAATTGTAACAACTTTCTCATATCCTATAAGAGTTTAAAACTCATTAAAATTCTTGCAAGAAACAAAACTAATTTGATTATTACGCTAAGGTAGCAATTAAAGTCAAATTTTTCTCAATAAAAGAAAAAAATTAATTCCTTAAATCCAAGCCCCAGTTTAGCTTATTTCTAAGTGTCTGAAAATAGTTATAACCTTCAAGTTCAACAATTTTAGCTTTAAACTTTTCTCTTCTAACGGTTAATTTGGTTTTAACAGGTACCGATTTGGATCTGGAATCAAGCGAAATAAGAAAATTCTTGTTCCTTGCTTCTATTTCAAACGAAAGTATACTGCTATCCGGAACAATCATTGGTCTTACGTTAAGATTATGTGGACTAACTGGAGAAATGATAAAATTGTTTGTACTTGGCATTACTAAAGGTCCTCCACAACTAAGAGAATAACCGGTAGAACCCGTTGGGGTAGAAATAATTAGTCCATCTGCCCAATAAGAATTTAAATATTCTCCATTAATATAAGTATGAACTACTATCATGGATGAAATATCTCTCTTCAATATAGCAAACTCATTCAAAGCAAAATTAACCCCGTTAAATAGATCGATATCAGAATCCAGATGAATCAAGGTTCTTTCTTCGAATTTATAGGTATGCTTGTAAATTGAGTCTATTGCCTGTAAAATCTTTTCGCGAGGAGTTGTTGCTAAAAATCCCAAACGACCAGTATTAACTCCAAGAAGAGGAATTTGTTGAGGTCCTGC
Encoded proteins:
- a CDS encoding NAD kinase; its protein translation is MKIAIHGRTFNNDAIPFIQEMFDNLKSKGAEILVFKNFSVFLDKVGIKYNSASIYSYHEELENTDFLFSIGGDGTFLESVSFAGPQQIPLLGVNTGRLGFLATTPREKILQAIDSIYKHTYKFEERTLIHLDSDIDLFNGVNFALNEFAILKRDISSMIVVHTYINGEYLNSYWADGLIISTPTGSTGYSLSCGGPLVMPSTNNFIISPVSPHNLNVRPMIVPDSSILSFEIEARNKNFLISLDSRSKSVPVKTKLTVRREKFKAKIVELEGYNYFQTLRNKLNWGLDLRN